The Magnetococcales bacterium genome contains a region encoding:
- a CDS encoding tyrosine-type recombinase/integrase: MDFFSAESSTGETTLNLLESTLDPSIPDNSLKSSSGSTISDKLLETSPSSPSTLRARQADAGLFFKWCQERELTPLPASVGTVRSFIRAMLEIRALSTVRRYVSTISTLHREAGVENPVRSPEIKQVLRDAGRVKGSQVQRVRPIRRNTINKMLANDHGHLRDRRDLAMVTVAYDTLLRRTELANLDLEAIDFRDDGTAWVVLDFAGEEPGNIRHMDAKTVSLLKRWIADGAIHNGPLFRSIDKASRVGGRLSDRGVARAFQRLARQAGLDPAGISGLSCRVGAVQDMVGEGVEFDRVMAAGGWRSPIMVARYTRQQHGEHSPTA, from the coding sequence ATGGATTTTTTTAGCGCGGAATCATCGACTGGGGAAACCACCCTCAATCTTTTGGAATCAACTTTGGATCCCTCGATTCCGGACAACTCTCTGAAATCATCTTCAGGCTCCACGATTTCAGACAAGCTGCTGGAAACCTCCCCATCCTCTCCTTCCACTCTTCGGGCCAGACAGGCGGATGCCGGGCTTTTTTTTAAATGGTGTCAGGAGCGGGAATTGACTCCTCTTCCGGCTTCGGTGGGGACGGTGCGCTCATTTATCCGAGCCATGCTGGAAATCCGGGCACTCTCTACGGTACGCCGCTACGTCTCCACCATCTCTACCCTCCACCGGGAAGCCGGAGTCGAAAATCCGGTTCGTTCCCCTGAAATCAAACAGGTTCTTCGGGATGCCGGACGGGTCAAAGGGAGCCAGGTGCAGCGGGTTCGGCCCATTCGTCGCAACACCATCAATAAAATGTTGGCCAACGATCACGGTCATTTGCGGGATCGTCGGGATCTGGCCATGGTGACCGTGGCTTACGATACCCTGTTGCGCCGCACTGAACTGGCCAATCTGGATCTGGAGGCCATCGATTTTCGTGATGACGGCACCGCCTGGGTGGTTCTCGATTTTGCCGGCGAGGAGCCCGGTAACATCCGCCACATGGATGCCAAAACAGTCTCGCTACTCAAGCGCTGGATAGCGGATGGCGCCATCCACAACGGTCCTCTGTTTCGTTCCATCGACAAGGCGAGCCGGGTAGGGGGGCGGTTGAGTGATCGGGGGGTTGCACGGGCTTTCCAACGGTTGGCTCGTCAGGCTGGGCTCGATCCTGCGGGGATTTCAGGTCTCTCTTGCCGGGTAGGCGCGGTTCAAGACATGGTGGGTGAAGGGGTGGAGTTTGACCGGGTGATGGCAGCTGGAGGCTGGCGTTCTCCCATCATGGTGGCCCGCTATACCAGGCAGCAGCATGGAGAGCACTCTCCCACTGCCTGA